From Astatotilapia calliptera chromosome 19, fAstCal1.2, whole genome shotgun sequence, a single genomic window includes:
- the ccdc170 gene encoding coiled-coil domain-containing protein 170: MENSNECNEKERLKMRVAVLEESVKSSEVECKASRETVLRLVAELDQERRKAASSVAALDSLKVELDGLAVGRRSVEMEKQTLTERLEASKRVIEAARRESHCLENQVEELERRIQEAESKLQAFLETLVGLLEKRCEDVILPTERDVLQTLDNLCNKSLPEVEMRLCCVSEKLNEQTELHHIAQQRAQLAEQQVQDLRGRLQCLEAELLTADMHCDRLQHSKQDYEEFLEQLSKTMKVEDFDIDLDFEMKLKFILSRAEQLVRQEGTALVESKSLTYSLQRKLKSQKEQIESKGLHIQLLRKKVSELEEEKKTRSALAAEQNDAQLQAARLQKKLECLQSELKATKLSNTELKAQLSHTSELKLKVAQQTQTMQEQKKKLNLVADEKAKVEKKLSAVSSDLQSQEKKTRDDLQELLTLRQSLAQLSERQRELVDFRMLVSQTLGLDATALALPNYEIIKLLETLLHGHCHRHHLHHHANIPRHYSTHQRPHLQQVQELSDGSNLDVTTCRSHET, translated from the exons ATGGAAAACTCTAACGAG TGCAATGAGAAGGAGAGGCTGAAGATGAGGGTTGCTGTTTTAGAAGAGAGTGTGAAGTCCAGTGAGGTGGAGTGCAAAGCCAGCAGAGAGACGGTGCTGAGGCTGGTGGCAGAGCTGGACCAAGAGAGGAGGAAGGCTGCAAGCAGTGTAGCAGCACTTGATTCACTCAAAGTG GAGCTTGATGGTCTGGCTGTTGGGAGAAGAAGTGTCGAGATGGAGAAGCAGACCCTAACTGAAAGACTTGAGGCCAGTAAGAGAGTAATAGAGGCAGCCAGGCGAGAGTCACACTGTCTGGAGAACCAGGTGGAGGAGCTTGAAAGAAGGATCCAAGAAGCTGAGAGCAAGCTGCAGGCATTCTTGGAAACGTTGGTCGGCCTCCTGGAGAAGAGGTGTGAGGACGTCATCCTGCCCACGGAGAGAGATGTTCTACAGACACTGGATAACCTCTGCAATAAG AGCTTGCCAGAGGTGGAAATGAGGCTGTGTTGTGTTTCTGAAAAGCTGAATGAGCAGACAGAGCTTCATCACATTGCACAACAGAGGGCTCAGCTTGCAGAGCAGCAAGTCCAAGACCTGAGGGGAAGACTGCAATGTCTGGAGGCCGAACTGCTGACAGCAGACATGCATTGTGACCGATTGCAACACAGCAAACAGGAT tatgAGGAATTCTTGGAGCAGCTGTCCAAGACGATGAAGGTTGAGGACTTTGACATTGATCTTGACTTCGAAATGAAGCTAAAATTCATTCTGTCACGTGCCGAACAACTTGTTAGACAAGAGGGAACTGCTTTAGTTGAGAGTAAAAGTCTGACTTACAGCTTACAACGGAag TTGAAATCACAGAAGGAACAAATAGAGAGCAAAGGACTCCACATCCAACTACTGAGGAAAAAGGTTtcagagctggaggaggagaagaagaccCGATCAGCATTGGCTGCGGAACAAAATGATGCACAACTGCAGGCTGCGAGGCTGCAGAAAAAACTGGAGTGTCTTCAAAGTGAACTGAAAGCAACCAAACTTTCCAACACTGAGCTCAAGGCCCAGCTCTCCCATACCAGCGAGCTCAAG CTGAAAGTCGCGCAACAGACTCAGACCATGCAGGAGCAGAAAAAGAAGCTGAATCTGGTGGCGGATGAGAAGGCAAAGGTGGAGAAAAAGCTGAGCGCAGTTAGCTCAGACCTGCAAAGCCAAGAGAAGAAGACAAGAGACGACCTACAGGAACTCCTCACCCTCAGACAGAGCCTTGCTCAGCTgtctgagaggcagagagag ttggTGGATTTCCGCATGCTGGTTTCTCAAACGTTGGGCCTGGATGCCACAGCGTTGGCTCTTCCAAATTATGAAATCATCAAATTACTTGAAACCCTTCTTCATGGCCATTGTCACCGTCACCACCTTCATCATCATGCTAACATACCTCGGCACTACTCGACTCACCAGAGACCTCACCTGCAACAAGTCCAAGAACTATCCGATGGCTCCAACCTGGATGTTACCACCTGCAGATCTCACGAAACTTAA
- the rmnd1 gene encoding required for meiotic nuclear division protein 1 homolog, producing the protein MLLRTLWSRLGAQLHAGSRSGCVLTSARTHCAPWSFSRTCHLNYIHQQHEQKRHVSLPALSGCKSLSSGFLTDPGRLSNCARGQTSLYSTNLVKSVLKPGLKPATVPGKRAPKGPRTKQPSRANQPSLSEDKDMMQCIAFATADQYHLPTLSHDLINHGFHEIDLPRDASNVLVISTDMAAKPDDNAQIFFFREGSVVFWNVEEKTMKNILRILEHHEIQPYEVALVHWENEEINYTVGEGNTKLERGNFILSDDMDQEEAVLEKFAFSNALCLSVKLAIWEVALDNFVESIQSIPETLKSGKRVKLSSAEVMQKIGELFTLRHCINLRSDLLLTPDFYWDRENLEKLYDKTCQFLSINRRVNVVNEKLEHCTQLTDLMRSHLSEKHSLRLEWMIVILITIEVMFELAKMIF; encoded by the exons ATGCTTCTCCGGACGTTGTGGTCCAGACTGGGAGCCCAGCTGCATGCAGGGAGCAGATCAGGCTGCGTTTTAACTTCGGCCAGGACTCACTGTGCTCCGTGGAGCTTTTCCAGGACCTGCCATTTAAACTATATTCATCAGCAGCACGAGCAGAAAAGACATGTTTCTTTGCCTGCTTTGAGTGGATGTAAAAGTCTTAGCAGTGGGTTTTTGACTGACCCTGGGAGACTTTCAAACTGTGCAAGAGGACAAACAAGTTTGTATTCAACCAACCTCGTAAAGTCAGTGTTGAAACCAGGTTTGAAACCAGCCACAGTGCCTGGGAAGAGGGCACCCAAGGGACCACGGACGAAGCAGCCGTCCAGAGCCAACCAGCCTTCCCTCAGTGAAGACAAG GATATGATGCAGTGCATTGCTTTTGCAACAGCAGATCAGTATCATTTGCCAACACTTTCTCACGACTTGATAAACCACGGCTTCCATGAGATAGATTTGCCCAGAG atgccTCGAATGTTCTGGTGATAAGCACAGACATGGCTGCAAAACCAGATGATAATGCACAAATCTTCTTCTTCAG AGAAGGCTCAGTAGTTTTCTGGAATGTCGAGGAGAAAACG atgaaaaacattttgagaATCCTGGAACACCATGAGATCCAGCCTTATGAAGTAGCGTTAGTCCACTGGGAAAATGAGGAGATTAACTACACTGTGGGAGA GGGAAATACAAAGCTTGAGCGTGGCAACTTTATTCTGAGTGACGATATGGATCAAGAGGAAGCTGTTTTGGAGAAATTTGCATTTTCAAATGCACTTTGTTTGTCTG TGAAGTTGGCAATATGGGAGGTAGCATTAGACAACTTTGTAGAGTCCATTCAATCAATTCCAGAG ACACTCAAGTCTGGGAAAAGAGTCAAGTTGTCCTCTGCAGAGGTTATGCAGAAGATAGGAGAGCTTTTCACATTAAG ACACTGTATAAACCTGAGATCTGACCTTCTCCTCACGCCTGATTTCTACTGGGACAGAGAAAACCTAGAAAAACTCTACGATAAGACGTGCCAGTTCCTCAGCATCAACCGCAGAGTCAAT GTTGTGAATGAGAAGCTGGAACATTGCACGCAGCTGACAGACTTGATGAGGAGCCACCTGAGTGAGAAGCACAGCTTGAGGTTGGAGTGGATGATAGTCATCCTGATTACGATTGAG GTTATGTTTGAACTCGCAAAAATGATCTTCTAA